A window of the Magnetococcales bacterium genome harbors these coding sequences:
- the ccoP gene encoding cytochrome-c oxidase, cbb3-type subunit III, which translates to MAGDKKVETTGHQWDDEEGHPLQEYNNPLPTWWLYAFYACIVYAVIYWILFPAWPTMGSEEFTKGVLGWSNVKQLTQEMARAQEAKKPFDARLAALPLEEIAKNNDLFQYALAGGKSVFANNCVPCHGSGGTGAKGYPNLVDDDWLYDGTLADIQLSINNGRSGQMPAHLNTAGGAFGAEQVNALVEYVLKISGQAHDAALAKQGDALFHGDGACFSCHGDHGKGSLLDTVANQKLDKSVGAPNLTDAIWLYGGDRQTVHTTVASGRSGQMPAWGDGYTGLGKKLDPLDVKKVALFVHSLGGGR; encoded by the coding sequence ATGGCAGGTGACAAGAAGGTTGAAACCACTGGGCACCAGTGGGACGATGAAGAAGGCCATCCCTTGCAGGAGTACAACAACCCCCTGCCAACATGGTGGTTGTATGCTTTTTATGCCTGCATCGTGTATGCCGTAATCTATTGGATCCTCTTTCCGGCGTGGCCAACCATGGGGAGCGAGGAGTTTACCAAGGGGGTGTTGGGCTGGTCCAACGTGAAACAACTCACACAGGAAATGGCCCGGGCCCAGGAGGCCAAAAAACCGTTCGATGCGCGGTTGGCCGCTCTCCCCCTGGAAGAGATCGCCAAAAACAACGACCTGTTCCAGTACGCTCTCGCTGGCGGCAAGTCGGTCTTTGCCAACAATTGCGTCCCCTGCCATGGCAGTGGCGGCACGGGGGCCAAGGGCTATCCAAACCTGGTGGACGATGACTGGCTTTATGATGGAACTCTGGCCGATATCCAACTCTCGATCAACAATGGCCGCTCTGGACAAATGCCAGCCCATCTGAACACCGCCGGCGGGGCCTTCGGCGCGGAGCAGGTCAACGCCCTGGTGGAATATGTCCTCAAAATATCCGGCCAGGCACATGATGCCGCGTTGGCCAAACAGGGAGATGCCCTGTTTCATGGTGATGGGGCCTGTTTCTCCTGTCACGGTGATCACGGCAAAGGATCGCTGCTGGATACGGTCGCGAATCAAAAATTGGACAAATCCGTCGGCGCTCCCAACCTGACGGATGCCATCTGGCTTTATGGAGGAGATCGGCAAACGGTCCATACCACGGTTGCCAGTGGCAGATCCGGGCAGATGCCAGCCTGGGGCGACGGTTATACAGGATTGGGAAAAAAGTTGGATCCGTTGGATGTCAAGAAGGTCGCTTTGTTTGTCCACAGCCTGGGTGGTGGGCGTTGA